One region of Mangifera indica cultivar Alphonso chromosome 3, CATAS_Mindica_2.1, whole genome shotgun sequence genomic DNA includes:
- the LOC123212280 gene encoding 1-aminocyclopropane-1-carboxylate oxidase homolog 1-like, with translation MNQNMDMSNASKPSDYERAKELKSFDDTKAGVKGLVDSGIVKIPRIFIRPADELAEEELTSHQHNFQVPVVDLDGIKDDRLQDIVDEIRVASETWGFFQVVNHGIPLTVLEEMLHGARRFHEQDLGVKKELYSRDPKRDVRFYSNLDLLQSPTANWRDTLAISTLASKQFNLSEIPEVCRDSSMAYIKSVSKLENTLFELLSMALALKPEHLKEMGCTEGFSIACHYYASCPQPDLTLGATKHSDPSFLTIVLQDQIGGLQVFHENQWVDVEPVAGGLVVNIGDFLQVISNNKFKSVDHRVVANGSVPSISAACFFTGHATGTPKLYGPIKELTSEENPPVYRDFLISEHLSLYFARAVGDKSVLYQFKL, from the exons ATGAACCAGAATATGGACATGTCAAATGCCAGTAAACCATCAGATTATGAAAGAGCTAAAGAGCTTAAGAGTTTTGATGACACAAAAGCTGGAGTTAAAGGATTGGTAGACTCCGGGATTGTGAAAATTCCCAGGATATTCATTCGACCAGCGGATGAACTAGCCGAGGAGGAGTTGACCAGTCATCAACACAACTTTCAAGTACCAGTCGTAGATCTTGATGGCATCAAAGACGATAGGCTCCAGGATATTGTTGACGAGATCCGGGTTGCGTCCGAGACATGGGGATTTTTCCAAGTTGTGAATCATGGGATCCCCTTAACTGTGTTAGAAGAAATGCTTCATGGGGCACGAAGATTCCACGAACAAGACCTTGGGGTGAAGAAAGAGCTATATTCTCGTGATCCAAAGAGAGACGTCAGATTCTATAGCAATTTAGATCTTCTTCAATCTCCAACAGCTAATTGGAGGGATACTTTGGCTATTTCTACTTTAGCTTCCAAACAATTCAATCTAAGTGAAATACCAGAAGTTTGCAG AGACAGTTCAATGGCGTATATAAAAAGTGTTTCAAAGCTGGAAAACACCCTGTTTGAACTTTTATCGATGGCTTTAGCACTGAAACCTGAACATTTAAAAGAGATGGGATGCACTGAAGGATTTAGTATAGCTTGCCACTACTATGCATCGTGCCCCCAGCCAGATCTCACCTTGGGAGCCACCAAACACTCTGATCCTTCTTTCCTTACTATAGTTTTGCAAGACCAAATCGGTGGTCTTCAAGTCTTCCATGAAAATCAGTGGGTTGATGTTGAACCCGTTGCTGGAGGCTTGGTGGTAAATATAGGGGACTTTCTCCAGGTTATATCGAACAACAAGTTTAAAAGTGTTGACCACAGAGTCGTCGCCAATGGATCTGTTCCAAGTATTTCTGCGGCATGCTTTTTCACTGGACATGCTACTGGAACCCCAAAGCTCTATGGACCAATTAAAGAGTTGACATCAGAAGAAAATCCACCTGTTTACAGGGACTTCCTTATTTCTGAACATTTGAGCTTATATTTTGCTAGAGCTGTTGGTGATAAGTCTGTGCTTTATCAGTTCAAGCTATGA
- the LOC123209951 gene encoding 1-aminocyclopropane-1-carboxylate oxidase homolog 1-like — protein sequence MDISNASKASDYDRAEELKIFDATKAGVKGLVDSGIVKIPRIFIRPADELAQEKLTSHQHNFQVPVVDLDGIKDDRLKEIVDEVRVASETWGFFQVVNHGIPLTVLEEVLHGARKFHEQDLELKKELYSRDPKRGVIFFSNPDLYRSPTANWRDTLVISTLASKQFDPSKIPEVCRDSLMAYIRTISKLGNTLFELLSMALALKPEHLKEMGCTEGFNISCLYYPSCPQPDLTLGATKHTDPSFFTIVLQDQIGGLQVFHENQWVNVEPIAGSLVVNIGDFLQVISNNKFKSVDHRVLASGFVPRISVACFFTGHATGTPKLYGPIKELTSDENPPVYREFLVSEYFNLYFAKVVGDKSVLCQFKL from the exons ATGGACATTTCAAATGCCAGTAAAGCGTCAGATTATGACAGAGCCGAAGAGCTTAAGATCTTTGATGCCACAAAAGCTGGAGTTAAAGGATTAGTAGACTCTGGGATTGTGAAAATTCCCAGGATATTCATTCGACCAGCGGATGAACTAGCCCAGGAGAAGTTGACCAGTCATCAACACAACTTTCAAGTACCGGTCGTAGATCTTGATGGCATCAAAGACGACAGGCTCAAGGAGATTGTTGATGAGGTCCGGGTTGCATCCGAGACATGGGGATTCTTTCAAGTTGTGAATCATGGGATCCCCTTAACTGTGTTAGAAGAAGTGCTTCATGGGGCACGAAAATTCCATGAACAAGACCTTGAGTTGAAGAAAGAGTTATATTCTCGTGATCCAAAGAGAGGCGTCATATTCTTCAGCAATCCAGATCTGTATCGATCTCCAACTGCTAATTGGAGGGATACTTTGGTTATTTCTACTTTAGCTTCGAAGCAATTTGATCCAAGTAAGATACCAGAAGTCTGCAG AGACAGTTTAATGGCGTATATAAGAACTATTTCAAAGCTGGGGAACACTCTATTTGAACTGTTATCGATGGCTTTAGCGCTGAAACCTGAACATTTAAAAGAGATGGGATGCACTGAAGGATTTAATATATCTTGCCTCTACTATCCATCGTGCCCCCAGCCAGATCTCACCTTGGGAGCTACCAAACACACTGATCCTTCATTCTTTACTATAGTTTTGCAAGACCAAATCGGTGGTCTTCAAGTCTTCCATGAAAATCAGTGGGTTAATGTTGAACCCATTGCTGGAAGCTTGGTGGTAAATATAGGGGACTTTCTCCAGGTTATATCGAACAACAAGTTTAAAAGTGTTGACCACAGAGTCCTCGCCAGTGGATTTGTTCCAAGGATTTCTGTAGCATGCTTTTTTACTGGACATGCTACTGGAACCCCAAAGCTCTATGGACCAATTAAAGAGTTAACATCAGATGAAAATCCACCTGTTTACAGGGAATTTCTTGTTTCTGAATATTTCAACTTATATTTTGCTAAGGTAGTTGGTGATAAGTCTGTTCTTTGTCAATTCAAGCTGTGA
- the LOC123211618 gene encoding deacetoxyvindoline 4-hydroxylase-like yields the protein MALALKPEHLKEMGCTEGFSIACHYYASCPQAELTLGATKHSDPSFMTKSLVISNNKFKSFDHRIVANGFVPRIFVACFFTGHATGTPKLYGPIKELTSEEKPPVYRDFLIYEYLNSYFARKVGDKSQLYQFKL from the exons ATGGCTTTAGCGCTGAAACCTGAACATTTAAAAGAGATGGGATGCACTGAAGGATTTAGCATCGCTTGCCACTACTATGCATCGTGCCCCCAGGCAGAGCTCACCTTGGGAGCTACCAAACACTCTGATCCTTCTTTCATGACCAAATCGTTG GTTATATCGAACAACAAGTTTAAAAGTTTTGACCACAGAATCGTCGCCAATGGATTTGTTCCGAGGATTTTTGTGGCATGCTTTTTCACTGGACATGCTACTGGAACCCCAAAGCTCTATGGACCAATTAAAGAGTTGACATCAGAAGAAAAACCACCTGTTTACAGGGATTTtcttatttatgaatatttgaaCTCATATTTTGCTAGGAAAGTTGGTGATAAGTCTCAGCTTTATCAGTTCAAGCTGTGA